In Physeter macrocephalus isolate SW-GA chromosome 9, ASM283717v5, whole genome shotgun sequence, the DNA window tttcatttaaaaatatctattttctcaaattgattgtcatttttttttcaggtgtgtgtgtgtgtgtctgtaagctAAACCTCTGttgagcaggtgtgtgtgtgtgtgtctgtaagctAAACCTCTGttgagcaggtgtgtgtgtgtgtgtctgtaagctAAACCTCTGttgagcaggtgtgtgtgtgtgtgtctgtaagctAAACCTCTGttgagcaggtgtgtgtgtgtgtgtctgtaagctAAACCTCTGttgagcaggtgtgtgtgtgtgtgtctgtaagctAAACCTCTGttgagcaggtgtgtgtgtgtgtgtctgtaagctAAACCTCTGttgagcaggtgtgtgtgtgtgtgtctgtaagctAAACCTCTGttgagcaggtgtgtgtgtgtgtgtctgtaagctAAACCTCTGttgagcaggtgtgtgtgtgtgtgtctgtaagctAAACCTCTGttgagcaggtgtgtgtgtgtgtgtctgtaagctAAACCTCTGttgagcaggtgtgtgtgtgtgtgtctgtaagctAAACCTCTGttgagcaggtgtgtgtgtgtgtgtctgtaagctAAACCTCTGttgagcaggtgtgtgtgtgtgtgtctgtaagctAAACCTCTGttgagcaggtgtgtgtgtgtgtgtctgtaagctAAACCTCTGttgagcaggtgtgtgtgtgtgtgtctgtaagctAAACCTCTGttgagcaggtgtgtgtgtgtgtgtctgtaagctAAACCTCTGttgagcaggtgtgtgtgtgtgtgtctgtaagctAAACCTCTGttgagcaggtgtgtgtgtgtgtgtgtgtgtgtgtgtgtgtgtgtgtgtgtgtgtgactgtaaGCTACCCCTCTGttgagcaggtgtgtgtgtgtgtgtgtgtgtgtgtgtgtgtgtgtgtgtgtgtgtgactgtaaGCTACCCCTCTGttgagcaggtgtgtgtgtgtgtgtgtgtgtgtgtgtgtgtgtgtgtgtgtgtgtgactgtaaGCTACCCCTCTGttgagcaggtgtgtgtgtgtgtgtgtgtgtgtgtgtgtgtgtgtgtgtgtgtgtgactgtaaGCTAAACCTCTGttgagcaggtgtgtgtgtgtgtgtgtgtgtgtgtgtgtgtgtgtgtgtgtgtgtgactgtaaGCTAAACCTCTGTTgagcaggggtgtgtgtgtgtgtgtgtgtgtgtgtgtaaggagaTAAGGAGCAAGAAGAGAAGATTGGAATCCTGTCTTCCAGTCTTGAACTGCTTTCCACTGCAATCGATAAGGCCACACCATAGAGTTAGACGTTAATGGCAATGTTCTGTGATGTCCACTACCACTGCCTTCTTCCAGCTGAAGAGAAAGTACCCCATGCCAGCCCCTGCCGCTACAGCAATGCAGAGGTACCCATTGTAGGTCATGAAGATGAGCATGAGGAAGTAGCTGATGACCACCTGGATGATGTGCAGCACTGTTTGCAGAAGGTGAGGAAAGCTCAGCATCTGTTGCCTGGAGAGTAAACAGGGACACAATAGTCAGGGCCCCAGGAGTGTTCAGGCAGCTCTGCATGCAGATCAGGAGAAAGGGGCAACAGTTGTAGTCATGAGCTCAGCTTGAGCTGGACTCTCTCACAGCCACCCTGGCAACTCACGGGTACTTGTGTCTGCAGGTTGTTTATTGTCCTTGGAAATGAAACATGATAGGGTTGTGAGGTTAATAAGCATCGGCCAGATATGATTATATGGCAACAGGAGGAATGCTCttcaggaggaggggagaggaaggaggagtaaGCTGTCTTACCTCCAACTTGGATACTGAAAGGGATGACCCACAGCCTCCCATACTTATTTGCCTGAACTTTCTCAGGGCTTCCACCTTTGCAGAGTTCATACtctaaaaaattggaaataggggacttccctggtggcgcagtggttaagaatccgcctgccagtgtaggggacacgggttcgagccctggtccaggaagatcccacatgccgtggagcaactaagcccgtgcgccgcaactactgagcctgcacgccacaactactggagcctgagcACCCTAGAGCAGGCGCGCCGCAACTATTGagctcacgcaccgcaactactgaagcctgcgctctctaggccccgtgtgccgcaactactgagcccgcgtgctgcaactactgaaacccgtgtgcctagagcccgtgctccacaacaagagaagccaccgcaatgagaagcccgcgcaccgcaacaaagagtagtgcctgctcgctgcaactagagaaagccagcgtggagcaacgaagacccaacgcagccaaaaaaaaaaattggaaatagaaTTGAGGGTTGGGTGGTACAGTAGCAAGCTTTTAATTAGGGATCAGGAGACCTGGCTGTTTATCCCCTTTGTCACTTACTAGTTCTCTCACCTTAGTTAAGTCACAATGTTTGGCCCTCAATAAGCCCAATCACTGGTACAATTGGAATAAATAATATTGTGCTTACTTGAGAGCAGGACATTGGTCTATAGGATTCCTTGAATTCCAGTTTAGCTTTAAgacctacatttctttttttttttttttttttttttttggcggtacgcgggcctctcactgttgtggcctctccctttgcggagcacaggctccggacgcgcaggctcagcagccatggctcacgggcctagccgctccgcagcatgtgggatcttcccggactggggcacgaacccgtgtcccctgcatcggcaggcggactctcaaccactgcgccaccagggaagcccctaaaaacaGTTTTGATCAAGGTCATATAGAATCATTAACTCAAGAAAAGGGCTGTTGCTAATAAAATAGCTGCTTTCCTATTTAGCTAATTCAGCTCTCCAGAACTTCCATCTGGATCTGTTCAATCTTCTTACCCAACAGTTTTGTGGGTCTCCATAAGGATGGTTCCATTCGGTCCTGGGACAGGCATGGAATTGTACCGAATGCTGACTTGTGACTTGCGCAGGAGGCCCTCTCGGGCTATCTTGAGTCCTTCGTAGAACATGGCTAGTAAAAACACTGCCACAAAAGCTCCAGCCATTTCTAAGTAGGGAGGGAAAAGATAGAGGTAATGTCAAACATGCAAAATCATTAGCTGGTGTGCTCTCCAAGCTAGAATGACAACATAGAAAAactgctactcttttttttttttttgggttatgccatgtggcttgtggggtcttagttcccggaccagggattgaaactgggcccacggcagtgaaagcaccgagtcctaaccactggactgctagggaatgtTGAAAAACTGCTACTCTCTTAATTTCAGAGTATGTTATATTGTTACCTCTTCAATCATACAGATAGAAGAACTAAGATGGTGTTAGTGAGGACTACTGCCTCCACTGCAGATCATACTCATTTTCTGATTAAGATACAAAAAAACGAACAAGAACCTTTTGGTCTGGCTGCTTGATGTCATTAAATTAGCTTGTCACACTGAAACACACAATGTAGAATAtgcaaaagaggaataaaacaattttaaagtgcTGACAATTTCTTGAATGGGCGTTTCAATCTAAGTCTTTCACACTGTGAAGCATTGGTAACAATATGAATGTAGTCAAAACtgatttaagggcttccctggtggcgcagtggttgcgcgtccgcctgccgatgcaggggaaccgggttcgcgccccggtctgggaggatcccacatgctgcggagcggctgggcccgtgagccatggccgctgagcctgcgcgtccggagcctgtgctccgcaacgggaNNNNNNNNNNNNNNNNNNNNNNNNagccatggccgctgagcctgcgcgtccagagcctgtgctccgcaacgggagaggccacaacagagggaggcccgcataccacagaaaaaaaaaacaaaaaaaaaaaaacaaaaaaaaactgatttaacATACTACCTGAATTAAATGCTTCCCTTCTTCCCAAAACAAATTGATTTTGTGGGTCCAAAGATTTATCTTGTACCTAAAGTGGTCCACCTGACTACTGAACTTGTGCAATATGAATTTAAGGCACACTAACTCAACAttatagacacacaaaaaatgggCAATTAGCTACCCCAAAACTAGGACTGCCCCTAAGATGGGCCAAGAGTCAGGAATGATGTATACCAGTTTGGTAAGCTAGAAAGAGCACTGGATTAGGCAGGAATAGAAGCCCTAGGTCCCTGTCCTAGCTCTGACAGTAC includes these proteins:
- the SLC31A1 gene encoding high affinity copper uptake protein 1, producing MGHFHHVGMSMGMSSGDDNSTMAPSHHHPTSSASHSHDHMMMMMPMTFYFGFKKVELLFSGLVINTAGEMAGAFVAVFLLAMFYEGLKIAREGLLRKSQVSIRYNSMPVPGPNGTILMETHKTVGQQMLSFPHLLQTVLHIIQVVISYFLMLIFMTYNGYLCIAVAAGAGMGYFLFSWKKAVVVDITEHCH